In the Malania oleifera isolate guangnan ecotype guangnan chromosome 1, ASM2987363v1, whole genome shotgun sequence genome, one interval contains:
- the LOC131163181 gene encoding uncharacterized protein LOC131163181 codes for MLCTPTICRQMIVCVWTRSRSLPTSTSCFRSTFKSLCVQNPNFSKTLTLEMVDPSKPKRPVCPSCSRPGRFCLCTRFKSPKLENSVSVTILQHSLEKKHPLNSARIAKLGLTNVSVAPVTDVLFEAQFLVHLLNSDSDVGGCQNVSGSLEFGERRENPEVESGIESKNHIVAFSLQRENAGNDLEHPEEKNDEFGDINGECRLGNDCNGEGNSRNCGAEAGFVQSLESSTSNDLVLETDDLTSIKQSACAKAACGLEVPQDHTFRNTDLDIVSDLPTVNEAVSNYKMKVGTGNRPLQLGLDPIGVVPRGNEEPFFTLSIAKYGVISSLTHQWMTKCQSQEPDFNQILSSSAAVDALAEGFVVKKLQKRQLNRRTMEFEWYEEFEVAVPPGSMLLFPSEKSIGVEDIDFDVKNLIVLDGTWAKAKRIYIENPWLKLLPHLKLDLGKMSMYSEVRLQPKAGYLSTIESIVYALKTVGDNTEGLDDLLDVFESMVVDQRQCREESLSKACAA; via the coding sequence ATGTTATGTACTCCGACGATCTGCCGCCAAATGATAGTCTGCGTTTGGACACGAAGCCGATCATTGCCCACCAGCACCAGCTGTTTCCGTTCCACATTCAAATCACTGTGCGTCCAAAACCCCAACTtctctaaaaccctaaccctagaaaTGGTGGATCCGTCCAAACCCAAAAGACCCGTGTGCCCATCATGCTCTAGGCCTGGCCGTTTCTGCCTCTGCACTCGATTCAAGTCTCCGAAACTTGAAAACTCTGTATCCGTAACCATTCTGCAACACAGTCTGGAGAAAAAGCACCCTCTCAATTCTGCTAGAATTGCAAAATTAGGGCTTACGAATGTTTCTGTAGCACCTGTTACTGATGTTCTTTTTGAAGCCCAGTTCCTCGTTCACCTGCTCAACTCGGATTCAGATGTAGGTGGTTGTCAAAACGTTTCAGGAAGTTTAGAATTTGGTGAACGTAGGGAAAACCCAGAAGTAGAATCTGGTATAGAATCGAAAAATCATATTGTTGCGTTCAGTTTGCAAAGAGAGAATGCGGGTAATGATTTGGAGCACCCAGAAGAGAAAAACGATGAATTTGGGGATATTAATGGAGAATGTCGACTTGGTAATGATTGCAATGGTGAGGGAAATTCTCGAAATTGTGGAGCGGAGGCAGGTTTTGTGCAAAGTTTAGAATCTTCAACGAGTAATGATCTAGTTTTGGAGACAGATGATCTAACGAGTATAAAGCAAAGCGCATGCGCAAAGGCTGCTTGTGGGTTGGAGGTACCTCAGGATCACACGTTTAGGAACACTGACTTGGACATAGTCTCAGATCTTCCTACAGTAAATGAAGCAGTATCTAATTACAAAATGAAAGTCGGCACTGGGAATAGGCCTTTGCAGCTAGGTCTAGATCCAATTGGGGTAGTTCCAAGAGGCAATGAAGAGCCTTTCTTCACTTTGAGTATTGCTAAATATGGTGTCATTAGCTCTCTGACCCATCAATGGATGACAAAATGCCAATCTCAAGAACCAGATTTTAATCAAATTTTGAGCTCTTCAGCAGCGGTCGATGCTTTAGCAGAAGGGTTTGTTGTAAAGAAGTTGCAGAAGAGGCAGTTGAATAGGAGGACTATGGAATTTGAATGGTATGAAGAGTTTGAAGTTGCAGTTCCTCCAGGATCTATGCTTCTCTTTCCAAGTGAAAAATCAATTGGTGTTGAGGATATTGATTTTGATGTAAAAAACTTGATTGTTTTGGATGGGACATGGGCGAAGGCAAAGAGAATATATATTGAGAATCCTTGGTTGAAACTTCTGCCACACTTGAAGTTGGATTTAGGCAAGATGAGCATGTACAGTGAAGTGAGACTTCAGCCAAAGGCTGGATATTTGTCCACCATTGAGAGcattgtgtatgcactgaagacgGTAGGGGACAATACTGAGGGGTTGGATGATCTTTTGGATGTTTTTGAGTCCATGGTTGTGGACCAGAGGCAATGCAGAGAGGAAAGTTTGAGCAAAGCCTGTGCTGCATGA